A window of the Euzebya pacifica genome harbors these coding sequences:
- a CDS encoding DM13 domain-containing protein has translation MSKPVIRAGIAAAVVVVLAVAFWLISPYFVDEVVDEAFPGEDTAAETGADADSGAFPLSDGAVVPDDMTQEEVEAEMEAAAAEDVEEVEDMPDGEPTAIVRGSFVGADSVHQGSGSATVYELADGSRVLRLEDFEVTNGPDLHVYLAPVVDGTPQINADAVDLGSLKGNVGNQNYDVPDGLDLSQELAVVIWCQPFQVTFATAVLG, from the coding sequence ATGAGCAAGCCCGTCATCCGTGCAGGTATCGCCGCGGCCGTCGTCGTCGTGCTGGCCGTCGCCTTCTGGCTGATCAGTCCCTACTTCGTCGACGAGGTCGTCGACGAGGCGTTCCCCGGCGAGGACACCGCGGCCGAGACAGGTGCGGACGCTGACTCCGGGGCCTTCCCCCTCTCCGATGGTGCGGTCGTCCCGGACGACATGACCCAGGAGGAGGTGGAGGCCGAGATGGAGGCCGCGGCGGCCGAGGACGTCGAGGAGGTCGAGGACATGCCCGATGGCGAGCCCACGGCCATCGTCCGGGGCTCCTTCGTGGGCGCCGACAGCGTCCACCAGGGGTCTGGGTCGGCCACCGTCTACGAGCTCGCCGACGGCAGCCGGGTGCTGCGGCTGGAGGACTTCGAGGTCACCAACGGACCGGACCTGCACGTCTACCTCGCCCCGGTCGTCGACGGCACGCCGCAGATCAACGCCGATGCGGTGGACCTCGGCAGCCTCAAGGGCAACGTGGGCAACCAGAACTACGACGTGCCGGACGGCCTCGACCTGTCCCAGGAGCTGGCGGTCGTCATCTGGTGCCAGCCCTTCCAGGTCACCTTCGCCACCGCGGTGCTGGGCTGA
- a CDS encoding redoxin domain-containing protein, producing MRDRRAPSLSGLDGWLQSPPRSLSQHRGRIVLVWFFSLSAPGCVEMVPALRSLWEDHRGLVDVIGVHAPQFADDADPQRIALGVARAGMPWPVAMDHRRTVFTRWHGDRSRQGWPSTHVVDQQGRVVAIHDGAGVDPIRTTVEALLDR from the coding sequence GTGAGGGACCGTCGGGCGCCGTCGTTGTCGGGTCTCGACGGCTGGTTGCAGTCACCGCCGCGGAGCCTGTCGCAGCATCGCGGACGGATCGTGCTCGTCTGGTTCTTCTCGCTGTCCGCCCCGGGCTGCGTCGAGATGGTGCCGGCCCTGCGGTCGCTGTGGGAGGACCACCGCGGCCTGGTCGACGTGATCGGCGTGCACGCCCCCCAGTTCGCCGACGACGCCGATCCGCAACGCATCGCGCTGGGCGTTGCCCGGGCCGGCATGCCGTGGCCCGTGGCGATGGACCACCGGCGGACCGTGTTCACCCGCTGGCACGGGGACCGGTCCCGGCAGGGCTGGCCCAGCACCCACGTGGTGGACCAGCAGGGCCGCGTCGTGGCGATCCACGACGGCGCCGGGGTTGACCCCATCCGCACGACGGTCGAGGCGCTCCTCGACCGTTGA
- a CDS encoding cell wall-binding repeat-containing protein, whose product MKRFPFVAGVLGAALIAGPVSAQLPLVPEIPIVDPILDPVLDPLDPVLDPVLDPVDDLPLPDLPGLPTDPTDLIDDPTGILGDLTDILDGLGPILEPADPILDPVTDIIDQLDGIITDVLADVILSNLLALKGEDAVDASIAFSQATYDASDTAIIARDDVFADALTTGALQGIFDAPLLLTGSSDLDSRTARELVRLGVERLVILGADSAINPLVVQKLEIAGLDVTRVGGPSRVETATLAAAETAPNATTAVMTRAYSADGDDSQAYADLLAVSPWAAENDWPVLLTQTDTLTPSVASYLTDSSITDVVIIGGETAVSAATQQAVEALGVTTRRVSGSNRYATAVAVANERGFANSGDADRLILAEGTSSRTDVWAPGFASAAHGATHRAPVLLTSGDVIPAETMSFITEGLEANLADGGPATICASFVSPIACEAAGLLLLGDLLDATDLLGLDLTDLPLVGDLLDVIEQVTGVELPDLDGLLGDPLGGVDGGAGGLDPVTDVVGGVLGGGN is encoded by the coding sequence ATGAAGCGTTTCCCCTTCGTCGCCGGTGTCCTCGGCGCCGCCCTGATCGCTGGTCCGGTGTCGGCCCAGCTGCCCCTCGTCCCAGAGATTCCGATCGTCGACCCGATCCTGGACCCGGTACTCGATCCCCTGGATCCGGTCCTGGACCCCGTGCTCGACCCCGTTGACGACCTGCCGCTGCCCGACCTGCCAGGCCTGCCGACGGACCCCACCGACCTCATCGACGACCCGACGGGCATCCTCGGCGACCTGACCGACATCCTGGACGGCCTCGGCCCGATCCTCGAGCCGGCCGACCCGATCCTGGACCCGGTCACCGACATCATCGACCAGCTCGACGGCATCATCACCGACGTCCTGGCCGACGTGATCCTGTCCAACCTGCTCGCGCTGAAGGGTGAGGACGCCGTCGACGCCTCCATCGCGTTCAGCCAGGCAACCTACGACGCCTCCGACACCGCCATCATCGCCCGCGACGACGTCTTCGCCGACGCGCTGACCACCGGCGCCCTCCAGGGCATCTTCGACGCGCCGCTGCTGCTGACCGGGTCCAGCGACCTCGACAGCCGCACCGCTCGCGAGCTGGTCCGCCTCGGCGTCGAGCGCCTCGTCATCCTCGGTGCCGACTCCGCCATCAACCCGCTGGTCGTCCAGAAGCTGGAGATCGCCGGCCTCGACGTGACCCGCGTCGGCGGCCCGAGCCGTGTCGAGACCGCCACCCTGGCCGCTGCCGAGACCGCGCCGAACGCCACCACGGCCGTCATGACCCGGGCGTACTCCGCCGACGGCGACGACTCCCAGGCCTACGCCGACCTGCTGGCCGTCAGCCCGTGGGCTGCCGAGAACGACTGGCCCGTCCTGCTGACCCAGACCGACACCCTGACCCCGTCCGTGGCCAGCTACCTGACCGACTCCTCCATCACCGACGTCGTCATCATCGGTGGCGAGACCGCCGTGTCGGCCGCCACCCAGCAGGCCGTCGAGGCCCTGGGCGTGACCACCCGTCGCGTCTCCGGCAGCAACCGCTACGCCACCGCCGTGGCCGTCGCCAACGAGCGTGGCTTCGCCAACTCCGGTGACGCCGACCGGCTGATCCTCGCCGAGGGCACCTCCTCCCGCACCGACGTCTGGGCCCCCGGCTTCGCCAGCGCCGCCCACGGTGCCACCCACCGCGCCCCGGTCCTCCTGACCTCCGGCGATGTCATCCCGGCCGAGACGATGTCGTTCATCACCGAGGGCCTGGAAGCCAACCTGGCCGACGGCGGCCCTGCGACCATCTGCGCCAGCTTCGTCAGCCCGATCGCCTGCGAGGCCGCCGGCCTCCTGCTGCTGGGTGACCTGCTCGACGCAACCGACCTGCTGGGCCTGGACCTGACCGACCTGCCGCTCGTCGGTGACCTCCTCGACGTCATCGAGCAGGTCACCGGCGTGGAGCTGCCCGACCTGGACGGCCTGCTGGGTGACCCGTTGGGCGGGGTCGACGGCGGCGCCGGCGGGCTCGACCCGGTCACCGACGTGGTCGGCGGTGTCCTCGGAGGCGGCAACTAG
- a CDS encoding DEAD/DEAH box helicase translates to MLRPWQRRALDALADHPHPDFLAVATPGAGKTTFALVAMIRELSRQPGPAVVVAPTAHLKIQWADAAARLGLHLDPSWSAGQPFSPDMHGIVTTYQQVASAAVDLAQRVAHGVVVLDEVHHAGDDRAWGDSVATAFQFTRRRIALSGTPFRSDTQAIPFVRYDFDEAQPDIEYGYGDALADGVVRPVYFPRIDGEMEWVSADGSHHAASFGDALDRTLTAQRLRTALSLHGEWLPSVLVRANSALMKVRRTHPDAGGLVIAIDTEHASGIVRLLRERCGVRAVVATSDDPDASDRIANFSRSADPWIVAVRMVSEGVDIPRLRVGVWATTTATELFFRQAVGRLVRVTPDTRGARSMMFLPDDPRLRAHSMGISEARRHLLKRKEEQEEDLLADPLEAMMVEEGEQISLFQAVAATASDNGSSEEPEWFTADPFPAADQEGVPLTLFPPPTPGGKVPQVGEDGLPIQAMHVTKATLRKRNADLVRLLVRRANMDHKAVNLELNRLSGIKRISDATADQLEQRLEAGEKWLTRL, encoded by the coding sequence ATGCTCCGCCCCTGGCAACGACGCGCGCTCGACGCGCTCGCTGACCACCCGCACCCCGACTTCCTCGCCGTGGCCACGCCAGGGGCGGGCAAGACGACGTTCGCGCTCGTGGCGATGATCCGTGAGCTGAGCCGCCAGCCGGGGCCGGCCGTCGTCGTCGCCCCGACCGCGCACCTCAAGATCCAGTGGGCCGACGCGGCCGCGCGCCTCGGGCTGCACCTGGACCCGTCGTGGAGCGCCGGGCAGCCGTTCAGCCCCGACATGCACGGCATCGTCACGACCTACCAGCAGGTGGCCTCGGCCGCCGTCGACCTGGCCCAACGGGTCGCCCACGGGGTCGTCGTGCTCGACGAGGTCCACCACGCCGGCGACGACCGTGCATGGGGCGATTCGGTCGCGACGGCCTTCCAGTTCACGCGCCGACGCATCGCGCTGTCCGGCACGCCGTTCCGGTCCGATACCCAGGCCATCCCGTTCGTCCGCTACGACTTCGACGAGGCCCAACCCGACATCGAGTACGGCTACGGCGACGCCCTTGCCGACGGCGTCGTGCGGCCCGTCTACTTCCCCCGCATCGACGGGGAGATGGAGTGGGTGTCCGCCGATGGCTCCCACCATGCGGCGTCCTTCGGGGATGCCCTGGACCGCACCCTGACCGCCCAGCGGCTGCGCACGGCGCTGTCGTTGCACGGCGAGTGGCTGCCGTCGGTCCTGGTCCGGGCGAACAGCGCGCTGATGAAGGTGCGGCGCACCCACCCCGACGCCGGCGGCCTGGTCATCGCCATCGACACCGAACACGCCTCGGGCATCGTGCGGTTGCTGCGCGAGCGCTGTGGCGTCCGCGCGGTCGTGGCGACCTCCGATGACCCCGACGCCTCGGACAGGATCGCCAACTTCTCGCGGTCGGCCGATCCGTGGATCGTCGCCGTGCGCATGGTGTCGGAGGGTGTGGACATCCCCCGCCTGCGGGTCGGGGTGTGGGCGACGACGACCGCGACCGAGCTGTTCTTCCGGCAGGCCGTCGGTCGCCTGGTGCGCGTCACCCCCGACACCCGGGGCGCCCGGTCGATGATGTTCCTGCCCGACGACCCCCGGTTGCGTGCCCACAGCATGGGCATCTCCGAGGCGCGTCGCCACTTGCTGAAGCGCAAGGAGGAGCAGGAGGAGGACCTGCTCGCCGACCCGCTCGAGGCGATGATGGTGGAGGAGGGCGAGCAGATCTCGCTGTTCCAGGCCGTCGCCGCGACCGCGTCGGACAACGGCTCATCGGAGGAGCCCGAGTGGTTCACCGCCGATCCCTTCCCGGCGGCCGACCAGGAGGGCGTGCCCCTCACGCTGTTCCCCCCGCCCACCCCCGGCGGGAAGGTCCCCCAGGTCGGTGAGGACGGGCTGCCGATCCAGGCCATGCACGTCACCAAGGCCACGCTCCGCAAGCGCAACGCCGACCTGGTTCGGCTGCTGGTCCGCCGCGCCAACATGGACCACAAGGCCGTCAACCTGGAGCTCAACCGCCTCTCGGGCATCAAGCGGATCTCCGACGCCACCGCCGACCAGCTCGAGCAGCGCCTCGAAGCCGGCGAGAAGTGGCTGACCCGCCTCTGA
- a CDS encoding SDR family oxidoreductase — protein sequence MSKLQDRTVLITGGGSGIGRQMAQAFAARGATVVIWDIDLEAARAVTKDLESSSGGVHHAFRVDVSDRAMVARTAEEVRSSVGDVDVVVNNAGIVAGNRPLTETSEEEIERTFAVNTLSLFWVTKAFLGDMVARNSGHVVTIASASGLLGVSRMVEYASSKHAAVGFDESLRMELAEVAPGVRTTVVNPFFIDTGMFEGVRSRVPFLLPILAEAEVAKAVVVAVERNRSVVNLPRLVGLLAPMRILPVKAFDAAIGLLGVNDTMKTFHGRAPRPEPVDAD from the coding sequence ATGAGCAAGCTGCAGGACCGCACGGTGCTGATCACCGGTGGCGGGTCGGGCATCGGCCGGCAGATGGCCCAGGCCTTCGCGGCCCGTGGCGCGACCGTCGTCATCTGGGACATCGACCTCGAGGCCGCCAGGGCGGTCACCAAGGACCTCGAGTCCAGCTCCGGTGGTGTCCACCACGCCTTCCGCGTCGACGTGTCCGACCGCGCGATGGTCGCCCGCACCGCCGAGGAGGTGCGCAGCTCGGTGGGGGACGTCGACGTCGTGGTGAACAACGCCGGCATCGTGGCCGGCAACCGACCGCTGACGGAGACCAGCGAGGAGGAGATCGAGCGGACGTTCGCCGTGAACACACTCTCGCTGTTCTGGGTCACCAAGGCCTTCCTCGGCGACATGGTGGCCCGCAACTCGGGTCACGTCGTGACGATCGCCTCGGCGAGCGGACTGCTCGGCGTGTCACGCATGGTGGAGTACGCCTCCTCCAAGCACGCCGCGGTCGGGTTCGACGAGTCGCTGCGCATGGAGCTCGCCGAGGTGGCGCCCGGGGTCCGCACCACCGTCGTCAACCCGTTCTTCATCGACACCGGCATGTTCGAGGGCGTGCGCAGCCGCGTTCCGTTCCTCCTGCCGATCCTTGCCGAGGCCGAGGTGGCCAAGGCCGTGGTGGTCGCCGTCGAGCGCAACCGGTCGGTCGTGAACCTGCCCCGTCTCGTCGGCCTGCTGGCCCCGATGCGGATCCTCCCGGTGAAGGCCTTCGACGCGGCCATCGGCCTGCTCGGCGTCAACGACACCATGAAGACCTTCCACGGACGGGCCCCACGGCCGGAGCCCGTCGACGCGGACTAG
- a CDS encoding DUF4191 domain-containing protein, with protein sequence MNQIKQIIQTFNVTRQHDPSVVPAVALGAGGALVLCLVLGFVLGPLLLWIPLALFAMIATALIILGRKAQSASLAAIEGQAGAAAAVLQSMRGAWEITPAVAFNRREDMIHLAVGPPGVVLVAEGTSPARVKQLMAKERRRFDRAAGEVPVTEVLVGDGEDQVELKKLAFHMAKLPRAIKPKEVGPLNRKLSALKASAPPMPKGPQMRRAPKKYR encoded by the coding sequence ATGAACCAGATCAAGCAGATCATCCAGACGTTCAACGTCACCCGCCAGCACGACCCGAGCGTCGTGCCCGCTGTTGCGCTCGGGGCCGGTGGGGCCCTGGTGCTCTGCCTGGTGCTCGGCTTCGTGCTCGGGCCGCTGCTGCTGTGGATCCCGCTGGCCCTCTTCGCGATGATCGCCACGGCGCTGATCATCCTGGGCCGCAAGGCGCAGTCGGCCAGCCTGGCGGCGATCGAGGGACAGGCCGGTGCCGCCGCGGCGGTGCTGCAGTCGATGCGGGGGGCATGGGAGATCACCCCGGCGGTGGCGTTCAACCGTCGCGAGGACATGATCCACCTGGCCGTGGGTCCCCCCGGTGTCGTGCTGGTGGCCGAGGGCACGTCCCCCGCACGGGTGAAGCAGCTGATGGCCAAGGAGCGACGCCGCTTCGACCGGGCGGCCGGCGAGGTCCCCGTGACCGAGGTGCTGGTCGGCGACGGCGAGGACCAGGTCGAGCTGAAGAAGCTGGCCTTCCACATGGCCAAGCTGCCGCGGGCCATCAAGCCCAAGGAGGTCGGGCCGCTGAACCGCAAGCTGAGCGCGCTGAAGGCGTCCGCACCGCCCATGCCCAAGGGGCCGCAGATGCGACGCGCCCCCAAGAAGTACCGCTAG
- a CDS encoding cell wall-binding repeat-containing protein, with protein MKPVLRALSILLVLSVTILGPVGAASAQIGDVVGQIPIPDLPPELEDPLTDIVDQVEDGVVGAIGDIPLDNAVQLLGDDGVEAAINLSKATFPDGMSPVAMISRSTIFPDSLSSGGAQGVLQAPLLVTAEDELDPRVVDELARLGVTQVVVLGNTSAISDSVVAQLEGLDLRVDRLGGPTRIETAVEVAAGLMPDASRAIIARAYPGDGGDDAQAYVDSLSVGPWAAEDRIPILLTQTDVLTPTLRTYLEGADITTVTIIGGEEAIAPAVATELEGLGITVERVAGVNRFATAVAVAAARGYLSVSDFDRLLLAEVDGRDDVWVPGFAAAANGGLYNGPILLTDGLILPTETIAYLVQGLPDTLADLGGAPVICTSFVNLLACEAAALLLLGALTEVQDLLGMTPLPVGDIIDIITGGDEEEDPPADEDPPADEEDPPADGEDPPAEEECLFPAPFPCVPPPGA; from the coding sequence ATGAAGCCAGTCCTCCGCGCGCTCAGCATCCTGCTCGTCCTGTCCGTCACGATCCTGGGCCCCGTCGGGGCGGCCAGCGCACAGATCGGTGACGTGGTCGGGCAGATCCCCATCCCCGACCTACCACCGGAGCTCGAGGATCCCCTCACCGACATCGTCGACCAGGTCGAGGACGGCGTCGTCGGGGCCATCGGGGACATCCCGCTGGACAACGCGGTGCAGCTGCTGGGCGACGACGGCGTCGAGGCGGCCATCAACCTGTCCAAGGCGACCTTCCCCGACGGCATGTCGCCGGTGGCGATGATCAGCCGGTCGACGATCTTCCCGGACTCGCTGTCCAGCGGTGGAGCCCAGGGAGTCCTGCAGGCACCGCTGCTGGTCACCGCGGAGGACGAGCTGGACCCCCGCGTGGTCGACGAGCTCGCCCGGCTCGGCGTCACCCAGGTCGTGGTCCTCGGCAACACCTCCGCCATCTCCGACTCCGTGGTGGCCCAGCTGGAGGGGCTGGACCTGCGGGTCGACCGCCTCGGAGGCCCCACCCGCATCGAGACCGCCGTCGAGGTTGCGGCTGGGCTGATGCCCGACGCGTCACGCGCCATCATCGCCCGGGCCTACCCCGGTGACGGTGGGGACGATGCCCAGGCCTACGTCGACAGCCTCTCCGTCGGGCCCTGGGCCGCGGAGGACCGCATCCCGATCCTGCTGACCCAGACCGACGTCCTGACCCCGACGCTGCGGACCTACCTCGAGGGTGCCGACATCACCACGGTCACCATCATCGGTGGCGAGGAGGCGATCGCCCCGGCCGTCGCCACGGAGCTCGAGGGCCTCGGCATCACCGTCGAGCGGGTCGCAGGCGTGAACCGGTTCGCCACCGCCGTCGCGGTCGCCGCTGCACGCGGCTACCTCTCGGTGTCGGACTTCGACCGCTTGCTGCTGGCCGAGGTCGACGGACGCGATGACGTCTGGGTCCCCGGCTTCGCGGCCGCGGCCAACGGGGGGCTCTACAACGGGCCGATCCTGCTGACCGACGGCCTGATCCTGCCGACGGAGACCATCGCCTACCTGGTCCAGGGGCTGCCCGACACCCTGGCCGACCTCGGTGGCGCCCCCGTCATCTGCACCTCCTTCGTCAACCTGCTTGCCTGCGAGGCCGCGGCCCTGCTGCTGCTCGGCGCGTTGACGGAGGTGCAGGACCTGCTCGGCATGACGCCGCTCCCCGTCGGCGACATCATCGACATCATCACCGGTGGCGACGAGGAAGAGGACCCGCCCGCTGACGAGGACCCGCCTGCCGACGAGGAGGACCCGCCGGCCGACGGCGAGGACCCGCCTGCAGAGGAGGAGTGCCTGTTCCCGGCGCCGTTCCCCTGCGTCCCGCCGCCGGGCGCCTGA
- a CDS encoding PspC domain-containing protein, translating into MSTATAPTRLYRSTRDKKIAGVCGGIAESMGWDPSTVRLIAALSILLPGPQFLAYFIAWIVLPTDVDVFEPHAAQYPPADPYGPTDGTPTDGPIS; encoded by the coding sequence GTGAGCACCGCCACCGCCCCCACCCGCCTGTACCGGTCCACCCGCGACAAGAAGATCGCCGGCGTCTGCGGCGGGATCGCCGAGTCGATGGGCTGGGACCCGTCGACCGTCCGCCTGATCGCGGCGCTGTCCATCCTCCTGCCGGGCCCGCAGTTCCTTGCCTACTTCATCGCCTGGATCGTGTTGCCGACCGACGTGGACGTCTTCGAGCCCCACGCCGCCCAGTACCCGCCGGCCGACCCGTACGGCCCTACCGACGGGACCCCGACCGACGGACCGATCTCCTAG